A single genomic interval of Trichosurus vulpecula isolate mTriVul1 chromosome 6, mTriVul1.pri, whole genome shotgun sequence harbors:
- the CBR4 gene encoding carbonyl reductase family member 4, producing MEKVGVVFGGSRGIGKAVAKLMAQKGYRLAIAGRDLEAAVAAARDLGGNHLALCCDVAKEQDVQNAFEEMEKNLGRVNFLVNAAGINRDALLLRTKTEDMVSQLHTNLLGSMLTCKAALKNMIQQQAGSIVNIGSVVGLKGNPGQCVYSASKGGLVGFSRSLAKEVARKKIRVNVIAPGFIHTDMTKGMKEEQLKKNIPLGRFGEPSDVAHAVVFLLESPYITGHVLVVDGGLQLVL from the exons ATGGAGAAGGTCGGCGTCGTGTTCGGCGGTTCTCGAGGCATCGGCAAGGCGGTGGCCAAGTTAATGGCCCAGAAGGGCTACCGGCTGGCGATAGCGGGCAGGGACTTGGAGGCCGCGGTAGCCGCCGCCCGGGACCTCGGGG GAAATCATTTGGCACTTTGCTGTGATGTTGCTAAAGAGCAGGATGTTCAAAACGCGtttgaagagatggagaaaaatttaGGTCGTGTTAATTTTTTGGTAAATGCAGCTGGCATAAACAG GGATGCCTTATTACTAAGAACAAAAACTGAAGATATGGTGTCCCAGCTTCACACTAACCTCTTAGGATCCATGCTGACATGTAAAGCTGCTTTGAAGAATATGATTCAACAACAGGCAGGCTCTATTGTTAATATAG GAAGTGTTGTTGGTTTAAAAGGAAATCCTGGCCAATGTGTTTATAGTGCTAGCAAAGGAGGATTAGTTGGTTTCTCCCGTTCTCTTGCTAAAGAGGTAGCAAGAAAGAAAATTCGAGTAAATGTCATTGCTCCAG gatttatcCACACAGATATGACGAAAGGGATGAAAGAAGAACagttaaagaaaaatattcctcTTGGGAGATTTGGAGAGCCTAGTGATGTCGCCCATGCTGTTGTTTTTCTTCTAGAATCTCCTTATATTACAGGACATGTTCTGGTTGTAGATGGTGGATTACAGCTTGTTTTGTAA